The genomic DNA TTTTGTGAGTATCTTACTTTATGGAATTTCGAAGCTTTTGCTTGGTTTGTTGGAAGGAGCTATGTAGAACATCATGTGAGAAAACAACAGATATGGTACTGAATGTgaattccactaaagaattaaaACATTCATGAGTTTGAATGACTGTAAGTTGATGAACGCTACATTACTTCTAGCTAAGAAAGAAAAGCACCAAGTAGGCATCAGGGGTTTTCACAGGGAATTTAGTTTTTGAGCTTGGAAGGTGCATTAATTGAAAGGTGCTAGATTAGCAGATGCATTAATTTGAAGCTCCACGAAGAGGAGGCAGCTTTAACGTCATTTATTTTGTCCATGATAAGGTCTCATAGAGATTGTTGGTAGTATGTACCTGATATCTGAAAGATTGGCAGTTGCAGTGGTAGATAATGTTGACCAAATTGGCCCTGATTCTGCTTTcttgaatataacttaaatgtcTCAAATCATGTTAATTTCAGGTTGAATTTGGTTGATGCAATTAGATCAATTTGGTTTTAATATCAAACTTGAACATTTGATCATGCTGCTCTTTTGCAATCCTTCAGAACATAAGTTTTCAAGATTTATGCCAGATAGGCTATGATTGAATTCTTGTTTCATGATGCAATTTTCATATTGGCGTTACCTATATTCTGAGCGTTATTCTCTAACTTTTATGCTTCAAAAAAGATTATCTCAGGGCCTGAACATTTTCAAGTTTTATCCGCTCTTGCTTGCATGCATAAACATGGTTCGTCTTCTTTCTCGTACTTAATGAGTCTGACAGAGTACTGAATACTGATTACTAGATATGTCTCATCTTCTGAGCTCCCTAGTATAACAAAACAATATTCCTTTAAAGAATCTCTGTACATGTTGGCTGACAGCCAAATCTAAACTGAGGTTGTCGTCAAAGATTCAACAGCAGACAAATGACATCCTACTTTTGGTTCTTTAAGATTGATGATGCATCTAAACCAAGGAAAGTCATGGATTATCCTATATGCTAGCTGGAACAAAACAATCAGTTTTGTGTTGCATAATTCTTTAAGTGACCAGCACTTGTAAGATTGACCTCAACTGGTTAACCCATAAAGTTTGAAGCCTGATCATATTGGGGGATGCTAATGATAATGGTGAACCATTTTGGTTATATGCACTTTGCGATCCATTTAGGTTGTGGACAATGTATGACACCATCTCCTGCTGCAGGACAATACCCATGTCACTTTGTTGTTGGGAGTATAATTGCATAATAGTTTTCATGAATAACTGGCATATGTGTTTGTTATATGATGAATGTGGTGCTAAAATTTCAGGCCTTTATTCTGAAAGCATGAAAATGTCTTAATCAATACTTACCAATAAATTGATGTGAAACTCCAATGATTAGTGATCAATAATTTACCTGAAAGCCTAAATTTGTCATGCTACAATACACGACTTGTCTTATCTATAGCAGTCAACAGCTGTTAGATACCCTAACTAAAGAGCAAAATAACAAAAACAAAATAGGGAAGAAAGATTATGGTCCTTTTGCGCTGCATGCATTCCTTCTCGATGGTTGTCCTGGCCATGTCACCCTTGTGGTTTGTGTTGAACATAAAGAATTTTATTCTCATTCAATTTGTGAGATATTTGGTGTGTTTGCTTGTATCAACTtcttttatatgcatgtttgCATCTAAATGTTGATGTTCTATGTcattgatgaattattttcaCTCTTTATTTGGTTTTGTCAACTTCAACATGACTCGTATGCGCACAGTTTTGTTGCTTATAACATGAATTCACGCATTCCTCCCAATGGGACAAATTCTATGGAGCTCCCCTCCATAAGTAATCTACACTGATCCTAAAGATCATTGTGCATATATCTTGTAGTAGTATTATGATTGTTAACATTCTTGTATGCCGTGTACTACTTTTTCGTAGAAACGAAACCTATGTACTGCGATTTTGGATGCCCATTTACTGCAGTTTCAGCGTTCACATACTGCAACTTTTTATCAATTACTCTGCAAACGTCAGTTTTAAATGCTCATATACTACAATTTCAAAGGCTTTATGCTTTTATGTTTGTATTAACAAAACCTATATACTGCGGTTTTAAATGCCCGTGTACTACACTTCCAAAGGTACATTACACTTTGTATAGATGAAATCTATTTTGCTACTATTTTAAATGCCCAACTGTTTCAAAGGCCATTTAATACATTTTTTTAACTAAAAGCCATGAGAAAAAGCATCATACTCTGACCTTTCAAGTGTGTTATTGTCTGATGGAGCCACCCTCCATAAGATCACTTATGGAAGGTGGGCTTAGCTGAGTTGGTAAGTGGCAGGTTGATTGCCACATGAGGTATTGGGGTCGAATCTCGGGACTGGCAAAGCGTAAATCCCTACAACCTGTGTaaactcaccccacctgccacTTGCCTTCTCagtcatcgtgatttacctcctccgtgttggtcctaGGGTGTgctggcgggggcgctggggcgagCGTACTCGCCTTTTGCCACTAATGGAAGGTGGCGGCTATAGAATTCATGTCCTTACCTATGCTCAACTTTTTTCGTATCTaataatgtaattttattttaaaaacttgaaaTTTATGTTAGATTAAAATGATGTGAGATTTACAGGTCCATATGTGTAACAAGCTTGCTAACCGGCATGTACGAGTAGGACTTGCTGACCCCAGTGAAGTTCCTCGTTGTGACATATGTGAAAATGCACCTGGTATTCTTATTGCATTAGTTGGCATACCTTAGTATGTTTTGACTCTAACTTGATCACTCGATATCCATGTAGCCTTCTTTTATTGTGAGATAGATGGAAGCTCCTTGTGCTTGCAGTGTGATATGATTGTACATGTAGGAGGAAAGCGAACCCATGCAAGATATCTAATGCTGAGGCAAAGGGTTCAGGTCAGGCTCAGTTAAACTTTTCCAAAAATATTCGGATAGATGAAATCTGAGGATGAGTGTTTGTGCATGTAGTTTCCAGGTGACAAGAGTGGTCATGTCGAAAATTCCACAACCAAGGCAAAAGACCCAGTGGAATATGGGAGGGATCACAGAATGGTGATGAGGGAGAAAACACCAAATCACAAGTCATCGTCTGCGCCTGCCTCAGACGCTAACAATGAACCTAATGGCAAAGCAGATTCTGAAATGATCGATCTCAATTCTCGTCCTGCTCGAACTCACGGGCAAGCTTCCAATAGCCAGGTATGGATCTCGAAATGTTTTTCTTTTGGCCTGGTTTGCCAATGAACAAATTTAAGTCTGGACCCCTTATTCGAAAACCCAATTCAAATTTTTGAACATGAAACAACTCTTAATAGACAATATCT from Zingiber officinale cultivar Zhangliang chromosome 4A, Zo_v1.1, whole genome shotgun sequence includes the following:
- the LOC121971365 gene encoding B-box zinc finger protein 19-like, coding for MRTICDVCESAPAVLFCAADEASLCRPCDEKVHMCNKLANRHVRVGLADPSEVPRCDICENAPAFFYCEIDGSSLCLQCDMIVHVGGKRTHARYLMLRQRVQFPGDKSGHVENSTTKAKDPVEYGRDHRMVMREKTPNHKSSSAPASDANNEPNGKADSEMIDLNSRPARTHGQASNSQTQQMDLANNNNNNNHGMLGIGLVPTGPPNA